Proteins from a genomic interval of Poecile atricapillus isolate bPoeAtr1 chromosome 1, bPoeAtr1.hap1, whole genome shotgun sequence:
- the LOC131574776 gene encoding carbohydrate sulfotransferase 8-like isoform X3: MNQRVLAFLLPNFLFGLFLLGFFSKRQKNLTDTFPKNWLAIQNSRKTTLASVCLKNNLNKPGSKLDSHVAYQLFVEHKHKFIYCEVPKVGCSNWKRTIFLLQSNLNTEASEIEHVNIHHTTLIKRLLSYPPALQKEFLSNYTKVMFTRHPFERLVSAYRDKLLHSEPFYSTTVANEIRAMFRKNTNSSEKVSFQEFVNFIIAKPPHSLDIHWKPMFLLCDPCNIHYDVLVFFSQRKLEIIPIKVKFTLKDAVSFS, translated from the exons ATGAATCAGAGGGTGTTAGCTTTCCTTCTCCCAAATTTTTTATTTGGTCTATTTCTTCTTGGGTTTTTCAGTAAGAGACAGAAGAACCTAACAG ATACTTTTCCCAAAAATTGGCTGGCAATTCAAAACAGTCGGAAAACCACACTGGCTTCTGTCTGCCTGAAGAATAACCTTAATAAACCAGGAAGCAAATTGGATTCTCATGTTGCATACCAGCTCTTTGTGGAGCACAAGCATAAATTCATCTACTGTGAAGTGCCCAAAGTAGGCTGCTCCAACTGGAAGAgaactatttttcttcttcaatcAAACTTGAATACAGAAGCTTCTGAAATTGAGCATGTCAACATCCACCATACCACACTGATAAAAAGGCTCTTGTCTTACCCTCCTGCCTTACAAAAGGAATTTCTAAGCAATTACACCAAAGTGATGTTCACCAGACATCCCTTCGAAAGGCTGGTTTCAGCTTACAGAGACAAACTCCTGCACTCTGAACCATTCTACAGTACCACTGTTGCTAATGAGATTAGGGCAATGTtcaggaaaaatacaaattcttctgaaaaagtGAGTTTCCAGGAGTTTGTCAACTTCATTATAGCAAAACCACCACATAGTCTTGACATTCACTGGAAACCAATGTTTCTGCTCTGCGATCCTTGCAACATTCACTATGATGTTCTGG TTTTCTTTAGTCAGAGGAAGCTGGAAATTATTCCCATCAAAGTTAAGTTTACGCTGAAGGATGCAGTCTCTTTTTCCTGA
- the LOC131574776 gene encoding carbohydrate sulfotransferase 8-like isoform X2, producing the protein MNQRVLAFLLPNFLFGLFLLGFFSKRQKNLTDTFPKNWLAIQNSRKTTLASVCLKNNLNKPGSKLDSHVAYQLFVEHKHKFIYCEVPKVGCSNWKRTIFLLQSNLNTEASEIEHVNIHHTTLIKRLLSYPPALQKEFLSNYTKVMFTRHPFERLVSAYRDKLLHSEPFYSTTVANEIRAMFRKNTNSSEKVSFQEFVNFIIAKPPHSLDIHWKPMFLLCDPCNIHYDVLGDWWFLAQRTSKSGTTVNRIKSVSTETSSARCSTGVSQTNGKKRKHCPCKSLHIRQTAVLTAQSHEVIAFLCLECL; encoded by the exons ATGAATCAGAGGGTGTTAGCTTTCCTTCTCCCAAATTTTTTATTTGGTCTATTTCTTCTTGGGTTTTTCAGTAAGAGACAGAAGAACCTAACAG ATACTTTTCCCAAAAATTGGCTGGCAATTCAAAACAGTCGGAAAACCACACTGGCTTCTGTCTGCCTGAAGAATAACCTTAATAAACCAGGAAGCAAATTGGATTCTCATGTTGCATACCAGCTCTTTGTGGAGCACAAGCATAAATTCATCTACTGTGAAGTGCCCAAAGTAGGCTGCTCCAACTGGAAGAgaactatttttcttcttcaatcAAACTTGAATACAGAAGCTTCTGAAATTGAGCATGTCAACATCCACCATACCACACTGATAAAAAGGCTCTTGTCTTACCCTCCTGCCTTACAAAAGGAATTTCTAAGCAATTACACCAAAGTGATGTTCACCAGACATCCCTTCGAAAGGCTGGTTTCAGCTTACAGAGACAAACTCCTGCACTCTGAACCATTCTACAGTACCACTGTTGCTAATGAGATTAGGGCAATGTtcaggaaaaatacaaattcttctgaaaaagtGAGTTTCCAGGAGTTTGTCAACTTCATTATAGCAAAACCACCACATAGTCTTGACATTCACTGGAAACCAATGTTTCTGCTCTGCGATCCTTGCAACATTCACTATGATGTTCTGG GTGATTGGTGGTTTCTTGCTCAGAGAACTTCAAAGAGTGGGACAACTGTGAACAGAATAAAAAGTGTGAGCACTGAAACTTCAAGTGCTCGTTGTTCCACAGGCGTGTCTCAGACTAACGGGAAGAAGAGGAAACACTGCCCATGCAAGTCATTGCACATCAGACAAactgcagtgctcactgctcaGAGCCATGAGGTGATTGCATTCCTGTGTTTGGAGTGTTTATAA
- the LOC131574776 gene encoding carbohydrate sulfotransferase 9-like isoform X1, protein MNQRVLAFLLPNFLFGLFLLGFFSKRQKNLTDTFPKNWLAIQNSRKTTLASVCLKNNLNKPGSKLDSHVAYQLFVEHKHKFIYCEVPKVGCSNWKRTIFLLQSNLNTEASEIEHVNIHHTTLIKRLLSYPPALQKEFLSNYTKVMFTRHPFERLVSAYRDKLLHSEPFYSTTVANEIRAMFRKNTNSSEKVSFQEFVNFIIAKPPHSLDIHWKPMFLLCDPCNIHYDVLGKYETLGLDSDHVLKAIDAPESLQYPSLKRYSSEKRTDGDITLEYLRQLTSKQIEKIKKLYEMDFFLFNYTTKYEDHFSLNN, encoded by the exons ATGAATCAGAGGGTGTTAGCTTTCCTTCTCCCAAATTTTTTATTTGGTCTATTTCTTCTTGGGTTTTTCAGTAAGAGACAGAAGAACCTAACAG ATACTTTTCCCAAAAATTGGCTGGCAATTCAAAACAGTCGGAAAACCACACTGGCTTCTGTCTGCCTGAAGAATAACCTTAATAAACCAGGAAGCAAATTGGATTCTCATGTTGCATACCAGCTCTTTGTGGAGCACAAGCATAAATTCATCTACTGTGAAGTGCCCAAAGTAGGCTGCTCCAACTGGAAGAgaactatttttcttcttcaatcAAACTTGAATACAGAAGCTTCTGAAATTGAGCATGTCAACATCCACCATACCACACTGATAAAAAGGCTCTTGTCTTACCCTCCTGCCTTACAAAAGGAATTTCTAAGCAATTACACCAAAGTGATGTTCACCAGACATCCCTTCGAAAGGCTGGTTTCAGCTTACAGAGACAAACTCCTGCACTCTGAACCATTCTACAGTACCACTGTTGCTAATGAGATTAGGGCAATGTtcaggaaaaatacaaattcttctgaaaaagtGAGTTTCCAGGAGTTTGTCAACTTCATTATAGCAAAACCACCACATAGTCTTGACATTCACTGGAAACCAATGTTTCTGCTCTGCGATCCTTGCAACATTCACTATGATGTTCTGGGTAAGTATGAAACTCTTGGATTGGACTCTGATCATGTTCTGAAGGCCATTGATGCACCAGAGAGCCTGCAATACCCTAGCTTGAAGAGATATAGCTCAGAGAAACGAACTGATGGTGATATAACCTTGGAGTACCTCAGGCAATTGACCTCAAAACAAAttgagaagataaaaaaattgtatgaaatggatttttttttgttcaactATACTACCAAATATGAGGATCATTTTTCCCTGAACAACTAA